One Paramisgurnus dabryanus chromosome 10, PD_genome_1.1, whole genome shotgun sequence genomic region harbors:
- the cplane1 gene encoding ciliogenesis and planar polarity effector 1 isoform X5 — protein sequence MPRMELKLKVLLSSSIKRRKPWPRFCWLGKEKEAVFLLDDNRLSEIHLQSGRTKKKTPKLQALLQRVVTMSSCQNGMWLVGLLISGELFLWNKDKDSLKMVSAVPAVHDLASSIKGSVTTLRLSLLVSENGQRVYLAALTGQIFLWECLSPQDLSSPRDITVKGRWSQIGHPENTQLPSLKDKEASIHSVFVKNQAVGDVCLSVFVFSTEDQLTITFLKIQWEMMKESKLGPVGFTVHWVSKSYIFNQLVPPCRPLKSRGALVPALSPDGLLLAIVLNQKDPRVTQVLFISTQNFVTVSSLLGGCGLKTLNIPAKYVRSYWVGSVSWTPEGLYLACVLKRGSLLMLARLGGLVSLSTTGCNIEFGAAHFLPLHPLVTYRPPEPLHTQDGALSSSSVSIRDPMRQRYSVTWHPRQPIMIVSDGYVVTVLRLPRRPSATAIMSSLLLDSAHGLEDIRSTMGSSEISPQVKSRLESMSTLTFTGSLLALKETDPPLSTLPLYLQDTGDLTQFTERAQGEEDDEDSDDGLHSHMHDAGKLEFASMFDTLHAQTHSVDPKPTSSALPEDHNKVYRNLLRVWALGVSVGGAVEQRERLLKYTITCVVRLINLLRVSRKNKSSWVTCALRVLRSLLSFLPWDGTCTGGRSCLPIAVELSRRFVDMFLPLSSELSTHNFNAALLVLREASHSINMTYGLQPGTLHHEEGDRVSLSCDRFTVLLLHEDTETNAETITTVQDRNLPSNRLVVIWRDVYRRALQYQTKLNNSKNQNEYEKMSAVISEIQQALQTAGDCLEESHALRNYIGEQHFILGEYTDSVQVWRAELFAESEEAGPLTCYLETRYCLALLYAHLFQYHLREAQALCDRLARQLQPQAGQQDKETSGLADESAIEVWCLGPVGREAAVAVVQSLGRFMAAYFTNQPICILPPHSVEVLPPLHLPHGGRVVELSQSRVVVALRSQHLSEVWTVDYALELLLLGGLLPEAVWVAQHLGDWKMAATLSLAYSNYCSSHFDMSSLKWRELHLPVELRPAVIFQTQLEMLLGHVAMCEEDENTDPACVEDVEHLQVSVQEILKASVMAEVDVFSQPLTRLLDSAKKRAASLSVLVPAVFYLPAPPLYCPQPSPDPQDTVRLSCLVLERDSRCQVSVLVQKVLLLFRASHSSRPAAQWYISNLNRCRRLLHKIRKMSSEINADLIPEGLKKFFNHHGFFQSRPGKDTDCVTVQTIICFRELCALCWMLHARDQLTISCRRYQTVRNQDKDAQLSDVSVADLCVEALRWACRLLPFCRFLNAEEALQDLILSLVSELPPCHVTAETLARAFPEEEESVRVPLREKYTSLVKRLRPVLVPDTSTTEVLSGSKRADFVGETMMILIRDQIRRRRRELRRLEKHLSTLETFLWEREEEEERGGADSILKRLSLGMSLSDSTLTDCGRPLVYSEGDTAETLSETLSPDLQTKSAHGLKTTKMQDSAGRSMHDRKEDKRSHSLEPKATKSTQDELKSPCLPTVGTWEFELEDEEYTIFLELFLSYVLEKGMLDAEESELPLLSSYSKQLHTKELHSATFDLLTTLKRRQRDGHQTGCKRGARLPLFRAGHCFQTVPVTPELPPSTELASSFQTNTTSAWALPGHRVGQPRGLFGLRQQSTLKSSEVQVRSEVQSISQNSLPITPHGRFWDIIILSQAELDIQVPLDSTLETRFPQLARLLEWMMRWADKRVLLSQPIRKRSEGSSDSVVIRAKASTPAVLSALELLEERYTAALLATNKHDSHFKQRPVVGAIEASSDSVLRSITDWRRDRDNIVDTDHPTSAETSIILPNLDDQHTYSHYVNEVENVADQIDTQLSEEEEEDDVISDVQNNSTGSEEIRRKIRQSAVTEDDESTVDDVTEGSLLSSNQSRAIREAKAQTLTLADLECPNTDEHSDEQSEGNQVSCETQHHDAPVDTNSLRHEASDGVQQADLSSSHLMPAERMMCSERQSTAHPDPPQTRAEIQTDPVRQLLQDELFRLVQLQQINFMSLMQVVGASFTNLPLSQLNPLQSNVNLPQTSVLSAQSDPRSEPTQNIQHAASDSAKRPTRAPGEEVTNHSNHQSVDMEQRNPALRTRDLEQLTIRSDWAQDAQTDGNSFIPTSQGLLTTAHNPTSLQKGRSDVFNAHPKFTPGPRAASSSHGLRLLQLQPTQPSLIRPPPSPPPSACVPVREAWTPNLHFPSVHTNVLPDQYRPSSVCKAENTGRTWVEPSAAPSTLVHRSRYNTEMMRGGAEHQSFPPGPHRAVPVVGLPLLRFHPDAQRPVTLPRIPQPTVPKSPSVGMAGTAHWPRLQLLHRDPDPPRAGVQISAPPVRTPRLIPLEELLRWTAGKQTCADTKLQLLQTDNIPVNSHITSSSSKRQKRREEKNKDEKIGVTFRPDDSIIPPDEIPPPAEEVSDQNDGYVIPLGTYESELTGQMLLDKMYSTSAELHAFASMQKRPPEIQDACTNTEPGLSYSITDKALSVQVPSSPRMQSASIGNGDLVDVAPVVPPDVFLNLRFSKDQSSDQPESRRLSNTDINAEGRRFINVIDLTDDCLLHNLTPNSPPPPPSSAQLHLLAANVLNPAPDSAPTENITLQSKEFPAGPSVHPSSPVAVETDDVLSGDPVTLSVLSGVKIPSQSLERVFMSRSQISARLSEMDAQLLRLQDIADHMDREFTNTRMLVNSIETLHPVMTPSVERGLYSRPLTTLREEKNEKLNFGLAAVQERGEEEMLSSTVCNQSSSHSPPTVKPERRVQETDRDLTDSLLDDPGTRVDETLGLTGLSDVRDILSELIRDGALSRSALGLSQRGAGTSNRSEVKQGGVMMEEERRDLRIWMRRKQRERLTEYHKQREKKREAEHRPFTSPLKHNPTSVNLATNKKAKEERDKMVLQEHYEHRARDACSLITDLLTTPLNLPTNPHQSLRSQSQSSVRNKTTPKTGPHGRSASSLGKTVVLQKKSTAKPHGSLSSRLGLHRPASALPGDRLSQVTRRGMLTDVKARQGKKTIHQKQKNGFQTSTVKDQMPVEDTDERHVMSPWKRSIDINTILRLADQERFDEYDEEVFTGVDLMGLDALSDSTGSVLSKLDWDAIEKIAAEEENK from the exons GAAAACCCCAAAACTTCAGGCACTGTTACAGAGAGTGGTGACTATGTCCAGCTGTCAGAATG GGATGTGGCTGGTGGGTCTTCTGATCTCTGGAGAATTATTTCTCTGGAATAAAGACAAAGATTCCCTGAAGATGGTTTCTGCTGTCCCTGCGGTTCATGACCTGGCTTCCTCCATTAAAG GTTCAGTAACGACATTACGACTTTCTCTGCTGGTTTCGGAGAATGGACAGAGAGTTTATCTGGCAGCGTTAACAGGACAGATTTTCCTCTGGGAATGTTTGTCACCTCAGGATCTGAGCAGTCCACGAGATATCACAGTGAAAGGACGCTGGAGTCAGATAGGACATCCTGAAAACACTCAGCTTCCCTCCTTAAAGGACAAAGAAGCCTCAATTCATAGCGTGTTTGTGAAGAACCAG GCAGTTGGTGATGTTTGTCTGAGCGTGTTTGTCTTCAGTACAGAAGATCAGTTGACCATCACCTTTCTGAAGATTCAGTGGGAGATGATGAAGGAAAGCAAACTTGG TCCAGTAGGTTTTACTGTACACTGGGTCTCCAAGTCTTACATCTTCAACCAGCTTGTGCCTCCATGTAGACCACTGAAGTCTAGAGGAGCTCTGGTCCCAGCACTATCACCAGATGGTTTATTACTGGCAATAGTCCTTAACCAGAAAGATCCAAGG GTAACTCAGGTGTTGTTCATCAGTACCCAGAATTTTGTGACCGTGTCCAGTCTGTTAGGAGGATGTGGCCTTAAGACACTCAATATTCCAGCCAAATATGTGAG GTCATACTGGGTCGGTTCTGTTAGCTGGACACCAGAAGGGCTTTATCTCGCCTGCGTGCTGAAAAGAGGCTCTCTGCTCATGCTGGCACGTTTGGGTGGACTGGTGTCTCTGTCCACAACCGGATGCAACATCGAATTTGGTGCCGCCCACTTCCTGCCTCTCCATCCATTGGTCACATACAG ACCTCCAGAGCCTCTGCACACACAAGATGGCGCTCTCTCCAGCTCCAGCGTGTCGATTCGTGACCCCATGAGACAGCGATACTCCGTCACCTGGCACCCACGACAGCCAATCATGATCGTGTCTGATGGTTACGTGGTGACTGTGCTCCGACTGCCCAGACGGCCGTCTGCGACTGCGATCATGAGCTCTCTCCTGCTGGACTCTGCTCACGGGCTGGAGGACATACGCAGTACCATGGGGTCATCTGAGATCAGT ccTCAGGTCAAATCCAGGTTGGAATCCATGTCCACTCTGACGTTCACAGGAAGTCTGCTGGCTCTTAAAGAGACCGATCCTCCTCTTTCTACTCTACCACTGTACCTACAGGACACTGGAGATCTCACACAGTTTACAGAAAGAGCTCAG GGTGAGGAAGATGATGAAGACTCTGATGATGGTCTCCACTCACACATGCACGATGCAGGCAAGCTGGAGTTTGCGTCAATGTTTGACACTCTTCATGCACAAACACACTCGGTAGACCCAAAACCAACATCTTCAGCCCTGCCGGAGGATCACAACAAGGTTTATAGGAACCTTCTGAGAGTTTGGGCTCTGGGCGTGTCTGTGGGAGGAGCCGTCGAGCAGAGAGAGCGTCTTCTCAAATACACCATCACCTGCGTCGTTCGGCTTATAAACCTCCTCAGGGTCAGTAGAAAAAACAAAAGTTCATGGGTCACGTGTGCTCTTCGTGTCCTCAGATCTCTCCTGTCCTTCCTGCCGTGGGACGGTACGTGCACTGGAGGCCGCAGCTGTCTGCCCATAGCGGTTGAGCTCAGCAGACGATTCGTTGACATGTTCCTCCCCTTGTCATCAGAACTTTCCACACACAACTTCAACGCAGCTCTGCTCGTCCTCCGAGAGGCGTCTCACAGCATAAATATGACCTACGGTCTCCAGCCGGGGACATTGCATCATGAGGAAGGCGACCGGGTTTCATTGTCATGTGACAGGTTTACAGTCTTGCTGCTTCATGAGGACACTGAAACTAATGCTGAGACCATCACAACAGTACAGGACAGAAATCTGCCGTCCAATAG ATTGGTGGTTATTTGGCGTGATGTCTACAGACGAGCTTTGCAGTACCAGACTAAGTTAAacaacagtaaaaatcaaaacgAATATGAGAAGATGTCAGCTGTCATTTCTGAAATCCAGCAGGCTTTACAAACAGCTGGAGATTGTCTTGAGGAAAGCCACGCGCTGCGAAATTACATCG GTGAACAGCACTTTATTTTGGGTGAATATACTGACAGTGTTCAGGTCTGGAGGGCTGAATTGTTTGCAGAGAGCGAGGAAG CAGGTCCATTGACGTGTTACCTGGAGACACGCTACTGTCTGGCTCTTCTGTATGCTCACCTGTTTCAGTATCACCTGCGTGAAGCTCAGGCTCTGTGTGATCGTCTGGCCCGTCAACTGCAGCCACAGGCAGGACAACAAGATAAAGAAACATCAGGATTGGCTG ATGAGTCTGCGATTGAGGTCTGGTGTTTGGGGCCAGTGGGTCGTGAAGCTGCTGTTGCTGTGGTTCAGTCTCTGGGCAGGTTTATGGCTGCGTACTTCACTAACCAACCCATCTGCATTCTGCCTCCACACAGTGTGGAAGTGCTGCCACCTCTCCACTTACCACACG GCGGGCGTGTCGTTGAGCTGTCTCAGAGTCGTGTGGTGGTTGCCTTGCGTTCTCAGCATCTGTCAGAAGTGTGGACGGTGGACTACGCTCTAGAGCTCCTCCTGCTGGGTGGGCTGCTGCCCGAGGCCGTGTGGGTGGCTCAGCATCTGGGAGACTGGAAGATGGCAGCGACCCTCAGCTTGGCATACAGTAACTACTGCAGCAGCCATTTTGACATGAGCAG TCTTAAGTGGAGAGAGCTGCACCTTCCCGTAGAGCTGCGACCTGCAGTGATCTTCCAGACTCAGCTGGAGATGTTACTGGGACATGTGGCTATGTGTGAAGAAGATGAGAACACAG ACCCAGCGTGTGTTGAGGACGTGGAGCATCTTCAGGTTTCTGTGCAGGAGATCTTGAAGGCATCGGTCATGGCTGAGGTGGACGTTTTCTCTCAACCACTAACACGCCTGCTGGACTCGGCCAAAAAACGAGCAGCATCACTTTCTGTTCTAGTTCCTGCTGTGTTTTATCTGCCCGCCCCCCCTCTGTACTGCCCACAGCCTTCACCAGACCCACAG GACACAGTAAGATTATCATGTCTGGTTCTGGAGAGAGACTCTCGGTGTCAGGTTTCTGTGCTGGTCCAGAAGGTTTTGTTGCTCTTCAGAGCTTCACATAGCTCTCGTCCTGCGGCTCAGTGGTACATCAGCAACCTAAATCGCTGCAGACGCTTACTACACAAG ATCCGGAAGATGTCATCTGAGATCAACGCTGACTTGATTCCAGAGGGCTTGAAAAAATTCTTTAATCATCATGGATTCTTTCAATCAAGGCCTGGCAAAGACACGGACTGTGTAACTGTACAAACCATAA TATGTTTCAGAGAGTTGTGTGCTCTTTGCTGGATGCTTCATGCCAGAGACCAGCTTACAATCTCATGTAGAAGATACCAGACTGTCAGGAACCAGGATAAAGACGCTCAG CTCAGTGATGTCAGCGTGGCAGATTTGTGTGTTGAGGCCTTGCGTTGGGCGTGTCGTCTTTTGCCTTTCTGTCGTTTCCTAAACGCAGAAGAAGCCCTGCAGGATTTAATACTTAGTCTGGTGTCTGAGCTGCCACCCTGCCATGTG ACAGCAGAAACTCTAGCGAGAGCGTTTCCCGAAGAGGAGGAGTCTGTTCGTGTGCCACTACGGGAGAAGTATACATCACTGGTGAAAAGATTGAGACCCGTGTTAGTACCAGACACCTCTACAACAG AGGTGCTATCAGGAAGCAAAAGAGCAGACTTTGTCGGGGAGACGATGATGATTCTGATCCGAGATCAGATCAGGCGGAGACGCAGAGAACTTCGGCGCCTGGAGAAGCATCTGTCTACATTGGAGACGTTCCTCTGggagagagaggaagaggaggagaggGGAGGTGCAGACTCCATCCTAAAACGTCTCTCTCTTGGGATGAGTTTGAGTGACAGCACTCTTACGGACTGTGGTCGCCCCCTAGTGTACAGTGAAGGAGACACAGCCGAGACACTGTCTGAGACGCTTTCTCCTGACCTACAGACCAAGTCTGCACATGG CTTGAAAACAACAAAGATGCAGGATTCAGCTGGCAGATCAATGCATGACCGTAAAGAAGATAAACGTTCACATTCATTGGAACCCAAAGCAACAAAGTCAACCCAAGATGAACTCAAGAGCCCTTGCCTGCCCACAGTGGGAACCTGGGAATTTGAACTGGAAGATGAAGAGTACACAATCTTTCTGGAGTTGTTCCTTAGCTATGTGCTGGAGAAAGGCATGCTGGACGCTGAGGAGTCTGAGCTTCCCTTACTGAGCAGTTATTCCAAACAGCTCCATACAAAAGAGCTACACTCGGCGACCTTTGACCTGCTGACCACTCTCAAACGGCGTCAAAGAGATGGACATCAAACCGGCTGTAAGCGGGGTGCGCGATTGCCCCTGTTTCGGGCCGGTCACTGCTTCCAAACTGTCCCGGTAACCCCAGAACTTCCCCCCTCCACCGAGCTGGCTTCGTCTTTCCAAACAAACACCACGTCTGCTTGGGCTCTACCTGGACATCGCGTCGGACAACCACGAGGACTATTTGGCCTCCGTCAGCAGTCAACGCTGAAGTCCAGTGAGGTTCAAGTGAGGTCAGAGGTTCAAAGCATCAGTCAAAACTCTCTCCCGATAACACCACATGGCAGATTTTGGGACATTATTATCCTCTCACAGGCTGAATTAGATATTCAAGTCCCACTGGACTCCACACTAGAGACTCGGTTTCCTCAGCTGGCCAGGCTGCTGGAGTGGATGATGCGCTGGGCGGACAAGCGGGTCCTACtctctcagccaatcagaaagaGGTCAGAGGGCTCCAGTGATTCTGTGGTTATCAGGGCCAAAGCCTCGACCCCTGCAGTATTATCTGCTTTGGAATTGCTAGAAGAACGATACACCGCCGCCCTGCTGGCTACAAACAAACATGACTCCCATTTTAAG CAGCGTCCTGTGGTGGGAGCGATTGAAGCTTCTTCTGATTCAGTCCTGAGGTCGATCACAGACTGGAGGAGAGACAGAGACAACATTGTGGATACAGATCACCCGACATCTGCCGAAACGTCCATCATCCTTCCAAACCTGGATGACCAGCACACCTACAGCCATTA TGTGAATGAGGTTGAAAATGTTGCGGATCAGATAGACACTCAGCTGTCtgaagaagaagaggaggatGATGTAATATCTGATGTACAGAATAACAGCACTGGATCAGAAGAAATCAGGAGAAAGATCAGACAGAGCGCTGTGACTGAAGACG ATGAGAGCACTGTTGATGATGTCACTGAGGGATCATTGCTGTCgtccaatcagagcagagctatCAGAGAAGCCAAAGCTCAG ACATTAACCCTGGCTGATCTGGAGTGTCCAAACACAGATGAACATTCAGATGAACA GTCTGAGGGAAATCAAGTCTCGTGTGAAACACAACACCATGATGCTCCTGTAGATACAAACAG TCTCAGACATGAAGCATCAGACGGTGTTCAGCAGGCAGACTTGTCGTCTTCACACCTGATGCCAGCTGAAAGGATGATGTGTTCAGAGAGACAGAGTACTGCTCATCCAGATCCACCTCAGACCAGAGCAGAGATTCAGACCGACCCCGTCAGACAGCTGCTTCAGGATGAGTTATTCAGATTAGTGCAG CTTCAGCAGATCAACTTCATGAGTCTTATGCAGGTGGTGGGGGCGTCCTTCACTAACCTACCGCTGTCTCAACTCAACCCGCTTCAGTCTAATGTGAACTTACCACAGACCAGTGTGTTGTCTGCACAATCTGATCCCAGATCTGAACCCACACAGAACATCCAACACGCTGCATCTGACAGTGCTAAACGTCCTACACGAGCACCAGGAGAAGAGGTCACCAACCATAGCAATCATCAAAGTGTTGACATGGAGCAGAGGAACCCTGCCCTCAGAACTCGG GATCTCGAGCAGTTGACTATTCGATCAGACTGGGCCCAGGACGCTCAAACAGATGGCAATAGTTTCATCCCGACCTCACAAGGACTGCTCACCACTGCGCATAATCCCACATCTCTCCAGAAGGGTCGTAGTGACGTCTTTAATGCTCACCCAAAATTTACAcctggaccaagggcagcttcATCATCACACGGGCTACGACTTTTACAGCTTCAGCCAACACAACCGTCTCTTATAAGACCTCCTCCTTCTCCTCCTCCTTCTGCATGTGTTCCTGTGAGAGAGGCCTGGACGCCAAATCTTCATTTTCCCTCAGTTCACACAAATGTCCTCCCTGATCAGTACAGACCTTCATCTGTCTGTAAAGCTGAGAATACAGGCAGAACGTGGGTGGAACCATCAGCGGCACCTTCAACACTCGTTCATAGGAGCCGTTATAACACAGAGATGATGAGAGGAGGTGCAGAACATCAAAGTTTTCCTCCAGGTCCTCACAGAGCGGTTCCAGTTGTAGGTCTCCCTCTGCTGCGCTTTCACCCTGATGCCCAGCGCCCTGTGACGCTGCCACGTATACCACAACCCACCGTGCCAAAGTCACCCAGCGTGGGTATGGCAGGCACGGCCCACTGGCCCAGACTTCAGCTGCTGCACAGAGACCCTGATCCACCCAGAGCT GGGGTACAGATCAGCGCACCTCCGGTACGAACCCCTCGTCTTATTCCTCTGGAGGAGCTGTTGAGATGGACTGCAGGGAAGCAGACATGTGCTGACACTAAACTACAGCTATTACAAACAGACAACATCCCTGTGAACAGTCACATTACCAGCTCATCCAGCAAGAG ACAAAAGAGGAGAGAGGAGAAAAACAAAGATGAAAAGATTGGAGTCACTTTCAGACCAGATGATTCCATCATACCCCCAGATGAG ATTCCTCCGCCTGCAGAAGAAGTGTCAGATCAGAATGATGGTTATGTTATTCCTTTAG GTACCTATGAGTCTGAACTGACAGGACAGATGTTGTTGGATAAAATGTATTCCACCTCAGCCGAGCTTCATGCATTCGCCTCCATGCAGAAGAGACCTCCTGAAATCCAGGATGCCTGTACAAACACTGAACCAG GTCTGTCTTACTCCATCACAGATAAAGCTTTGTCTGTCCAGGTGCCGTCATCTCCCAGAATGCAGTCTGCTT CTATCGGTAATGGAGATCTGGTAGATGTTGCTCCAGTAGTCCCTCCAGATGTCTTCTTGAATCTGCGTTTCTCTAAGGATCAATCATCAGATCAGCCAGAGAGCAGAAGACTCTCAAACACAGATATT AACGCTGAAGGAAGAAGGTTTATCAATGTGATTGATTTGACCGATGACTGTCTGCTACACAATCTGACCCCCAAttcaccaccaccaccaccctCATCTGCTCAACTCCACCTACTGGCAGCTAATGTCCTTAACCCCGCCCCAGACTCCGCCCCCACTGAGAATATTACATTACAAAGTAAAGAATTTCCTG CAGGTCCTTCTGTCCATCCCTCGTCTCCTGTAGCTGTGGAAACTGATGATGTTCTCAGTGGAGATCCTGTTACTCTGAGTGTCCTGTCAGGTGTTAAGATCCCTTCTCAATCTCTGGAGCGGGTCTTCATGTCCAGGAGTCAGATCTCAGCACGTCTCTCAGAGATGGACGCTCAGCTCCTCAGACTGCAGGACATTGCTGATCACATGGACAGAGAGTTTACCAACACCAGAATG CTGGTCAACAGTATTGAAACACTACACCCTGTGATGACGCCCAGCGTAGAGAGAGGACTTTATTCCAGACCTCTAACAACCTTACGTGAAG AGAAAAACGAGAAGCTGAATTTTGGACTGGCGGCTGTCCAAGAGCGAGGAGAGGAGGAGATGTTGTCTTCCACTGTCTGCAACCAAAGTTCAAGCCATTCTCCTCCTACAG TGAAACCGGAGCGGCGCGTGCAGGAAACAGATCGAG ATTTGACAGACTCTTTGCTTGATGATCCTGGAAC ACGCGTGGATGAGACTCTCGGTCTGACCGGACTCAGTGATGTGAGAGACATCCTATCAGAGTTAATCAGAGATGGGGCTTTGTCTCGATCAGCTCTGGGTCTTTCTCAAAGAGGAGCTGGTACATCCAACAG GTCTGAGGTGAAGCAGGGAGGAGTCATGATGGAGGAGGAGAGGAGAGACTTGAGGATCTGGATGAGGAGGAAACAGAGAGAAAGATTGACAGAATATCACAAACAGAGAGAAAAGAAAAGAGAAGCTGAGCACAGACCCTTTACTTCACCTCTCAAACAC AATCCCACCTCTGTAAATCTGGCAACAAACAAGAAAGCCAAAGAGGAAAGAGACAA GATGGTTTTACAGGAACATTATGAGCATAGAGCTCGCGACGCCTGCAGTCTGATCACTGACCTCCTCACAACACCTCTGAACCTCCCTACAAACCCCCACCAAAGCCTCAG GAGCCAAAGTCAATCATCTGTGAGAAACAAGACGACCCCTAAAACCGGACCTCACGGACGATCAGCGTCCTCTCTTGGAAAGACAGTCGTGCTTCAGAAGAAATCTACAGCAAAACCCCACGGATCATTGAGCAGCAGACTCGGCCTACACCGACCAG CGAGCGCTCTTCCAGGTGACCGGTTATCACAGGTGACTCGACGTGGGATGCTGACAGACGTGAAAGCCAGACAAGGAAAAAAGACGATTCATCAAA AGCAGAAAAATGGTTTCCAAACATCTACAGTAAAAGATCAGATGCCTGTGGAGGACACAGATGAGCGACATGTGATGAGTCCATGGAAGCGCTCTATTGACATCAACACGATTCTGAGGTTGGCGGATCAAGAG AGATTTGATGAGTATGATGAAGAAGTGTTCACAGGTGTGGATCTGAT